The following is a genomic window from Caldicellulosiruptor danielii.
AAGTTTTTAAGTATTTGCAACCCTACTTCCCCACTTTTTTCAGGATGAAACTGAGTAGCAAATATATTACCACTTTCTATTGAGGAATCAAACTCTATACCATGCTCACATACTGAAGATACTATTGATTTATCTTTATTTTTCACATAATACGAATGAACAAAATAGACAAACTGATCATCCACACCTTTTAAAAGTTTTGAATTTCCTTTAACTTTTATCCTGTTCCATCCCATGTGTGGGATTTTTATGTTTTCTTTTTGAGGAAACTTTTTGACCTCTCCCTTGAAAATTCTTAAACCCTCACAACTGCCTTCTTCGCTAAATTCGTACAAAAGCTGATAACCCAAGCAAATACCCAAAAATAAAGACTCTTTTATTTTTCTTCTCAAGACATCAACAAGACCAAATCTTTCAAGATTAAAAATAGCGACATCAAATGCTCCTACCCCCGGCAAAACAATCGCATCTGATCTTTCAATTTCGTCTTTGCTTGACGTAACAAAAGCTTCAAAGCCTATGTATTCAAATGCTTTTTGCACACTTCTCAAGTTTCCCATCCCATAGTCCACAATGCATATCCTTTTCACAACTTATAGCACTCCTTTTGACGATGGAATTCTATTATCGATTATTGTAGAAGCTTCTTTTAAGGTTCTTCCAACAGCTTTAAAGATAGCTTCGCAAACGTGATGGTCATTCTCGCCAGTCAGTTTCTTTACATGGACTGTGGTTTTAGAAGACCAAACAAAAGCTTTGAAAAATTCTACCACCATCTGAGAAGTCATATCCCCAAGCTTTGGTAGTTTAAAATCTACATCAAACGCTAAATAAGGCCTTCCTGAAATATCCACAGCAACCATTACAAGTGCTTCATCCATGGGAAGAATTATATGGGCATATCTTTTTATCCCTCTTTTGTCTGATAAAGCTTTTAGAAAAGCCTGGCCCAAAACTATTCCAATATCTTCTATGGTGTGATGGTCGTCTATGTATATATCACCCTTCGCTTCAAGTTGAATGTCAAATTTCCCGTGATGAGAAAATAGTTGAAGCATGTGATCAAAAAAACCTATTCCTGTTGAAATTTTGTAATCACCATTTCCATCAATATTCAAAATCAATCTAATATCTGTCTCTTTTGTCTTTCTCTGAACTTCAGCAACTCTTTGACCCATCTTATGCCTTCTCCTTTTTAAACCGAATGAGATTTTCTATTATTATATCATTATCCTGAGGCTTGCCCAATGTAATTCTTAAAAGTTTATGGCTACCCACATCAAACTTTTTTACAAGAATTTTGTTTGTAACAAGATATTCAAATATTTTGTCGGCATACTCATCTACAACTGTTACAAAGTTTGCTTCAGACTGTATAACACAGTAGTATCCTTTGAGTTTTTGTATCATCTTATCTCTTTCATTTTTTATGAACTTTATGTTATCTTTTAGTATTTCGAAATTCTCAAGAACCTTGATAGCAATATGCTGTGTCAAGATGTTTACATTATAAGGCGGTTTTACCTTGTGAAGGTTTTTTATAATGTTTTCATTTGCAATGCCATAGCCACATCTTATACCCGCAAAACCTATTTTAGAAAAGGTTTTAAGGATTATTGTGTTATTGTATCTTCTTACAAACTCTATATAGTCAATATCGCTGTATTCACCATAGGCATTGTCAATTACCACAAGCTTTGAAGGAAATGCTTCTACAAGAGCCTTTAAATTTTCTGTGCTCCATGCAATCCCAGTTGGATTATTTGGAGTATCAATAAATATTACCTTTATTTTCTCATTTGTCTTTATTCTGTCAATAATCTTATCAATATCAATTTCCCATTGAGAAGTAAAATCAAAAAAACAAAACCCTACATCAAAAAGTTCAGCAGTTATTCTATACATGGTAAACGAAGGATATAGAAAAAATACCTGGTCATCCTCCTCACAGCATGCTTGAACAATAAGTTGAATTATCTGGTCTGAACCATTTCCTACAATAAAATTTTCATTTTTCAAATTGTAAAACCTTGCTAAAGCCTCTTTAAGTGGTTGAGAATTGATTTCGGGATAAAAACACAAATTAGATATACTATTTTTTAAAGTATCTAAAATTATATTTTTTAACTCTTCAGGAAGCTCAAGAAGATTTTCGTTGGCATCTGCTTTAACCAAACATTCTATTTGAGGTGTAGTATAGTTTGAAAAATTTTCTAATCTTTTTCTAAACATCTTCTAACCTCACCTTCAACGAATTTGCATGAAAAAGGAAACCTTCTTTTTGCGCTATGTTTATTGCATGTTGAGCATCTAAAAAAAACTGTTCTTTTGAATATTTTATTAAGCTCATTTTTTTAACAAAATCATAAACCCCAAGAGGAGAAAAGAAACTTGCTGTGCCAGACGTTGGCAGTACATGATTTGGTCCTGCAATATAATCGCCAACAGGCTCAGGTGAATATTCACCTATAAAAACTGCGCCAGCGTTTCTAATCTTAAGCAAAACTTCCTCTACATTATTGCTACAAATCTCTAAGTGTTCAGGCGCAATTATATTCGCAATCTCAGCAGCTTCAGAAAGACTATCCACAACTATTACCGCACCGTTTTTTTCGATAGCTTCTAAAGCAACTGAGTTTTCAAATCTTGCAAGCATCTTCTCAACATTCTCAGAAACCTCTTGAGCCACCTGTATAGATGTTGTAACTAAAATACACCTTGCCATGGGGTCGTGTTCTGCCTGAGATAGCAAGTCGGCAGCAATGTATTTCGGATTAGCAGAACCATCTGCAATAACCATAACTTCACTTGGTCCTGCCACTGAGTCAATATCCACATACCCAAACAACAATTTTTTAGCAGTTGCGACAAAGATATTTCCTGGCCCCACAATCTTATCTACCTTAGGTATAATCTGTGTCCCAAATGCAAGTGCTGCAATTGCTTGAGCTCCTCCCACTTTGTAAATTATATCAACACCACAAATTTTTGCTGCTGCCAAAGTGTATTTGCTTATATTTTTTTGCTTGTCAGGTGGAGTTACCATAATTATTTTTTCAACGCCAGCAACTTTTGCAGGAATAGAATTCATTAAAACTGTTGAAGGATAAGAACCTTTTCCTCCTGGAACATAAATCCCTACTTTTTCAAGAGGCCTTATAATCTGGCCAAGTAGCGACCCATTTTTTACATAAAACCAGCTTTCCTCTTTTTGTCTCATGTGATATTCATAGATATTCTTATACGCTGCATTCAAAGCATCTATGAAATCTCTATCTTCCCTTTCACATTCAAAATACGCTCTTTCAATTTCTTCCTGGGTCACTTGCAGCTCATCTAAGCAAATATCTTCACAATCAAAAAGTCGGGTGTAGTAAAGCACAGCCTCATCTTTTTTATCTTTTACCTCAGTGATTATTCTGCGAACCTTCTGTTCAATTTCTTCCTCGTCTTCCCATTTTCTTATCTTAGTTGTCTTTATGTAGTTTTCAATCTGTTGTCTACTGGACAAGATTCTCACTCTTCAATCATCCTTTCTAAACGATTTATAATGTCTTCTATCTGAATTTTTAATTTTAGACTTGCCCTGTTTGCAATAAGCCGAGCACTAATGTCGTATAGCTTTTCATACACTTCAAGTCCATTTTCTTTTAATGTCTTACCACTTTCTACAATGTCTACTATCATATCGGAAAGTCCTAAAATTGGAGCAAGCTCTACTGAACCATTGAGTTTTATTACCTTCACATCTTCACCTCTAACATTTTCAAAATACTCCTTAGTAATGTTTGGAAATTTAGTTGCGATTGTCTTATCAGGCTTTCCCAAAAGAGTTTTGCTCATCCCTTTAGGCCCTGCCAAGGCTACAAAACATTTCCCAATCTTTAAATCCAGAAGTTCATACACCCTTTTGTTCATTTCAAGCAGAACATCTTTGCCCACAACGCCAATATCTGCAACTCCGTATTCCACATAAGTGGGTACGTCAAAAGGTTTTACCATGAGAATACGTAAAGAATTTTTATTATCTTCCATCACTAATTTTCTACTTTCATCAGATATATCAATGTCTACAAGCGATACTTTCTTCAAAAGTTCAACTGTTTGCTGAGCTAATCTCCCCTTTGGTAGCGCTATGGTAATCATTTTAAATCCTCCAATATATACGTTTTTGCACCATCTTCATTTACATACATAAATCTTTTAACTTTCATACTTTTGCTAATAATAAAAGCTTCTTCTATATTTGCTGGTAATGTATGAAAATAGATTTTCTGGCTTTTGTTATTAGAGTTGAGAAGAAGTTTCAACGCCATTTCAAAGTACCCTTCCTTATAAAAAACAAGGTTATCGTATAACTTATCATTCCTTGGGGTATTTTTTAATTTCCACTCTAAAATTCTGTCTACACCAATTGCAAATCCAATGGCATACAGTTTTCTACCAAATATTTCGCACAAATTATCGTATCTTCCACCATTTAATACAGGATAGCCAAGTTTTTGCAAATAGCCCGAGAATATTATACCTGTGTAATAGTTCAGATGTTTTACCATTCCAAAATCAATAGTAATATAATTTTGGTAACCCATTTTTACCATATTATTGTATATTTCGCTCAGTCTCTCTATCGCCAGTTTAGACATTTCATTGTTTGCAAATTTTTTTGCCTCTTTTATCTTATCCTCTCTACCATAAAGTCTTGTGAGGCTTCTGAAAACATCTATCACCTTTTGGGAAATACCTTTTCGAATCAAAAAGTTTTCAATCCCTATATAATCCTTCTTGTCAACAAGCTTGCAGAGCACTTCTGATGAGGTCTCGTCAATCTCAAAATCTTTAGCAATTCCCTTAAAGAAATTTACCTCACCAACATCAATTGTAAAATTATTCACGCCGAGTTCAAGTAAACTTTCCACCACAAGCACTAATACCTCTAAGTCTATATAAAAACTATCAGATGTATGAAAGTTTTCTATGCCTGCTTGAAAAAATTCCCTTAAATCTCCAGCTTCCTGCTGAAGAAACTGATATGCCTTGCCAAAGTAACACAATTTGAGCGGATAAACATTTGTTTGAAGCTTAGAAGCAATCTCTGCAACTTTTGGAGTAAATTCATTTCTCAAGGCAATTACAGTTCCATCGCTGTCCATAAACTTTATAGTGTTACTCCCATTTAAGCTTTTTGACTTTTCATAATCTTCAAAAGTTGAAGGTTCAACCAGTCTGTACCCAAATTTTTTAAACAAAAAGATAGTCTTTTTTCTTATCTCTTCCAAGGTATCAGACACTGGAGGATAGTAATCCACACACTTTTTGCTCATCTTTTTCTTCCTTTCATTACTTTATCATAATGAAGCGATGAATAGATATCATGTTATATTATATTACAAAAGATCTGAAAAAGCAACAAAAAAG
Proteins encoded in this region:
- the hisB gene encoding imidazoleglycerol-phosphate dehydratase HisB; translated protein: MGQRVAEVQRKTKETDIRLILNIDGNGDYKISTGIGFFDHMLQLFSHHGKFDIQLEAKGDIYIDDHHTIEDIGIVLGQAFLKALSDKRGIKRYAHIILPMDEALVMVAVDISGRPYLAFDVDFKLPKLGDMTSQMVVEFFKAFVWSSKTTVHVKKLTGENDHHVCEAIFKAVGRTLKEASTIIDNRIPSSKGVL
- a CDS encoding ATP phosphoribosyltransferase regulatory subunit, translating into MSKKCVDYYPPVSDTLEEIRKKTIFLFKKFGYRLVEPSTFEDYEKSKSLNGSNTIKFMDSDGTVIALRNEFTPKVAEIASKLQTNVYPLKLCYFGKAYQFLQQEAGDLREFFQAGIENFHTSDSFYIDLEVLVLVVESLLELGVNNFTIDVGEVNFFKGIAKDFEIDETSSEVLCKLVDKKDYIGIENFLIRKGISQKVIDVFRSLTRLYGREDKIKEAKKFANNEMSKLAIERLSEIYNNMVKMGYQNYITIDFGMVKHLNYYTGIIFSGYLQKLGYPVLNGGRYDNLCEIFGRKLYAIGFAIGVDRILEWKLKNTPRNDKLYDNLVFYKEGYFEMALKLLLNSNNKSQKIYFHTLPANIEEAFIISKSMKVKRFMYVNEDGAKTYILEDLK
- the hisC gene encoding histidinol-phosphate transaminase, coding for MFRKRLENFSNYTTPQIECLVKADANENLLELPEELKNIILDTLKNSISNLCFYPEINSQPLKEALARFYNLKNENFIVGNGSDQIIQLIVQACCEEDDQVFFLYPSFTMYRITAELFDVGFCFFDFTSQWEIDIDKIIDRIKTNEKIKVIFIDTPNNPTGIAWSTENLKALVEAFPSKLVVIDNAYGEYSDIDYIEFVRRYNNTIILKTFSKIGFAGIRCGYGIANENIIKNLHKVKPPYNVNILTQHIAIKVLENFEILKDNIKFIKNERDKMIQKLKGYYCVIQSEANFVTVVDEYADKIFEYLVTNKILVKKFDVGSHKLLRITLGKPQDNDIIIENLIRFKKEKA
- the hisD gene encoding histidinol dehydrogenase, with protein sequence MRILSSRQQIENYIKTTKIRKWEDEEEIEQKVRRIITEVKDKKDEAVLYYTRLFDCEDICLDELQVTQEEIERAYFECEREDRDFIDALNAAYKNIYEYHMRQKEESWFYVKNGSLLGQIIRPLEKVGIYVPGGKGSYPSTVLMNSIPAKVAGVEKIIMVTPPDKQKNISKYTLAAAKICGVDIIYKVGGAQAIAALAFGTQIIPKVDKIVGPGNIFVATAKKLLFGYVDIDSVAGPSEVMVIADGSANPKYIAADLLSQAEHDPMARCILVTTSIQVAQEVSENVEKMLARFENSVALEAIEKNGAVIVVDSLSEAAEIANIIAPEHLEICSNNVEEVLLKIRNAGAVFIGEYSPEPVGDYIAGPNHVLPTSGTASFFSPLGVYDFVKKMSLIKYSKEQFFLDAQHAINIAQKEGFLFHANSLKVRLEDV
- the hisH gene encoding imidazole glycerol phosphate synthase subunit HisH yields the protein MKRICIVDYGMGNLRSVQKAFEYIGFEAFVTSSKDEIERSDAIVLPGVGAFDVAIFNLERFGLVDVLRRKIKESLFLGICLGYQLLYEFSEEGSCEGLRIFKGEVKKFPQKENIKIPHMGWNRIKVKGNSKLLKGVDDQFVYFVHSYYVKNKDKSIVSSVCEHGIEFDSSIESGNIFATQFHPEKSGEVGLQILKNFGGLL
- the hisG gene encoding ATP phosphoribosyltransferase; the encoded protein is MITIALPKGRLAQQTVELLKKVSLVDIDISDESRKLVMEDNKNSLRILMVKPFDVPTYVEYGVADIGVVGKDVLLEMNKRVYELLDLKIGKCFVALAGPKGMSKTLLGKPDKTIATKFPNITKEYFENVRGEDVKVIKLNGSVELAPILGLSDMIVDIVESGKTLKENGLEVYEKLYDISARLIANRASLKLKIQIEDIINRLERMIEE